CAACCCAGGAAGGATCCGAAACGTATGACGGCTTGGTTGTCGCCGCGCCGGCGCCTGCCGCGGCTTTGCTATTCCAGGCGCAAGACCAGCAACTGGCCCATGAGTTGGCGCAAATCGAGTACGCTGGCTGTGCGATTGTGTTGCTGGGGGTCGATCGCCGCCAAATCGCCAAGCCGATCGCAGGCTTCGGCTTTGTGGTTCCCGAAGTCGAACAGCGGCGGATCTTGGCCGCGAGTTTTGCGAGTTACAAGTTTGCGGGACGTGCGCCGGACGACTCCGTTTTGATTCGGGTCTTTGTCGGCGGCGCTTGTCATCCAGAGCTGAACGAATTGCCCGATGAGCAACTGCGTCAGATCGTGAGGGAAGAACTTGCCGATCTGATCGGACTAGCAGGCGAGCTGCAAACGTTTTCGGTATGTCGTTGGACCGCTCAAATGCCGCAATATCATGTCGGCCACTTGGAACGCGTGGAACGAATCGAAGCGGAGGCGGCGAAACATGCAGGGCTCGTGTTGGCAGGCAACGCGTATCATGGAGTCGGCGTGCCAACCTGCATTCATAGCGGAGAACAAGCGGCCGAGCGTTTGATCGAGCAATTGGCCTTAAGCCAAGTCGAGCGATAGCCCTTCGGCGTCGCGAAAAGTGAACTGCGCCGCGCGTTGATCTTCCTCGTTGAAGAGCGCCTGATAGGCGTCGACCGATTGGCCGGGATCTTGATTGTAGGCGGCCGAGAAATCTTGATGCTTGGCGGCGGCTTCGATCAAGCTGCGATTCGCGGCCGCCTGGCGAATCTTATGGGCCAGTGACGCATCGCCGTTGATCAGCTTCCCGAGCGTATCGTCGGCTGTTCCGGCCCCATCGACTTCGATTTCGCCGCTTTCATTGATGGTGAATTGAAACTCGGAGCTTGGATTGATTCCTTCGCTCTGCAGCAATTGCCGGATCGCGGCTTCAATCTCATCAACCAGCTTTTCGGTCGTCGCCGAAAGATCTTCGAGCGACGCTCCGTTCAAATCGCCAGAGGACGCGAACAGAGAATCGAGGGCCGACGACTTTTGCTCGTCCTCTGATTCCACCAGAGCTGACGGCTCGACCGACTTTTCGCCGAGCGACAAAAGTTGCCCGAAACTCGCCCCAGAGATGCGCGAAGCGGCGTGCGCGGCGATACCTGCCGCTCCGATTGCTAGCGGCGCCATAGCTAACGGATTCATTTTGCTTCCCGTCTATACGAATCGAGCCCCCCCGACATGCTTAGTATCGGTTGCATAATCGCGCCAAGTTGACGTCGAATGAAAGAAACTCGACCGGCGCGCCAGAAAACGGCAAAGCGCAAAGAAAAAGTTCCCGCTAGCTATACGGACTTGAATCGAACCGCGCGATCGAACATCAAGATGATTGCGTCGTCTTGAAAATAGCGACTGGCCCACCTCTGGTATCACTGTCGTGACGCCCTGCCCCAGAGGATCAAATGCTAGTTAGCGGGAACCGTTTCTCAATTAATTCCCACTATAAAACTAACAGCACGGAGTAGCAAGCTTTTTCCATCAAATCAGGCCACTTCTCCCCCCTGATCAGGATGCCGTTCCACGTGCCGGTACGTAAGCGCGTTACGCGGCGGACGAAATGTGGCTGCGTCGAATTCCGCCGATCGATTCGTAGAGATCAACGTACTGCCGCGCCGCTTTGCGCCAACAAAACTGACCTGCGTGAGCTTTGAGTCGCTCTGCGTAGAGAGGATCTTCAGAGTAGCGACGCATGCCGTCTACAAACCGCTGATAGAGATGGTCGCCGCTAAATTCATCCCAGTAGAACGCCAGATCTCCCCCGATTTCCGGCAGACTCGTGCGACGTGAAAGGAACGTTGGCTTCCCGCCGAGCATCGCTTCGATCGGAGGCAAGCCAAATCCTTCGGTGATCGAAGGAAACAAAAACGCCGAGCAATTTTGATATAGCCATTCGCGTTCCCCTTCGCTGACCGGACCAGGCAGCAAAAAGCGATCGCTGAGACCTCGTAGACGAATTTGTTCTTCGATCTCCTCCGCGTAGGCGTCGCTTTTAATGCCGGCCAAAATCATGCGATAGTCGCCAGCACGCTCGATCAGATCAATCAGGACGTGAAAGTTCTTCTTACGTTGAATCAGTCCGATGGAGAACAGAAACGGTCGATCATCCCTGATAAAAGCAGGGCGCACTGGCTCGGTCGGCGCTCGCGAAACTCCGTTGTAAATCACATGAATCGGTTTTTCGCCGACGTTCATCTCTGCACGAACTTCCTCGGCGACAAACTGAGAAATCGTGACGATCTCGGTCGCTCGATCCATGATCCGTTGGTGTCGCAGTCGTTCGCGAGCAATTTTGGCGGAGGACTTCTCCCGCAGAAAATTCAAATCATGGATCGTCAGCAAAACCGGCGTCTGCGGATGTCGCGGCAAGTAGCGCGTCTGCTGATGGGTCGCATGCCAGATCAGATTTTTGTCGAGCGCACCCGGGTAAAATCGACGCGAGTGACGCTGCAAAAATTCTTTGCGCCACAGATTCGCCTCTAAGCTGCGCACATGCGAAAAATGGGCAAGTTGCGGCTTGCGAGCCAAGATGATGGGCTCGATTCCGCGCAGCTTCAACTCTTCGACGAGAGTGTCGCCGAGATACCGTGCAAACTGCCCTAAACCGCAATACGGCTGACGCAGTTTTTCAAGATCGAGAACAACTTGTAACATGGAATGGTATGACAAATTGGACGACGCCAATTATTTCTCAATCGCCGTTTGTATTGAGTGCGCCCCGATAGTTCAATTCCTGCCTGGCGTCATCGTCTCACACAGGGATCGTGATTGACGGAACGACTAAGCTTCTCACGAACGATCTCGTCTTCGGGTGCAAAAACCCACCCCATCAGGGCGAGATATTCATCCAGTTCTGCAACCGCAAAACGTGAAGTTGACACGTCACACCTAAATCGTGCAGGCGGACCTCTAGCGCGACGCGTGACGGATTCCTTTTGACGCTGGAAACATACCGAACGCCGTAAATTGAACCAATGCCAATTTGCCCACAAGGCGTTGTTTTTTGGTCCGGTTTAGCAATGTCACGACGCCGATCTAGCAACAAAAGCTATTTCCTGTTCAGTAGCGAACGCGAGGGGATGCTAGCACGCTTTCATGCCGTTCACTTCTATCAAAGTCGCTAGGCGGACGGCGCCTTCTTTGAGATCGCTTACTTTCCTCCAATGGAGTTGTCTGGATTCGTTTCCAAAGGATTGCCGGCAATCTGATATTGTTCGTCCAGCTTGGCGACCTTAACCTATGCGATCGATTGTCGGTGTCGTTGGCTTCGACATGGAATTAAAGCGCGCGGATAGATGACTATCCGGCATCGCCAGGAACTGGATTCAGTAATCAAGACATGCGGTATCTCAATAAAGCGATTCGGTTAGCGTGGCGCGAGTACAAATGGTCGATCGTTCTGTCTGTCATCTGCTCCTTTCTTGTCGGCATCCTTTGGGGCGCCAACATCGGAGCGGTCTATCCTTTTGCAGAGGTAATCTTCAAAGGGCAGAATCTGCATGAGTGGGCTGAGCGCGAAACGTTGACTTGCACGACGGCGATTGCCGAAGGGAATGCGAAAATCGCCGCTCTACGCGCCGAAAAAAATGTTGATTCGGCCGCGGTTGCTACCGAACAGCAGATGGTGGAGAGCTGGAATTCGCGACTGAAAAACGTCGAGAAAACAAAGCCATGGATTGAAAAGTACGCGCCCACGAGTCCCTTCAATACGCTGCTGGGGATCGTCGCTTTTCTCGCCATCGGCACTGCGCTGAAGTGCGTCTTTCTGATGCTCAGTATCGTGCTGATGTCGCGGGCCGCATTTCGCACTTCCCAAACATTGCAGCGACAATATTTTGCAAAAATGCTTGACCTGCGTTTGGGAAAATCGGCCACGAAAGATACCGGCGATTCGACAGCTCGCATCGGCGGCGACATCGGCGCTGTCGGCAACGCCATCTCAATCCTGCTTGGAAAATCGCTGCGTGAACCGGCCAAGATGTTCACTTGCTTGGCAGGCGCCGCTTACATCAATTGGCGACTATTGTTATTGTCGCTGCTAGTCTGCCCCTTGGCCGCCTATCTGCTGATGTTGTTGGCCAAGTCGATCAAACGGACCAGTGTGCATGTGATGGAGGCACGTGGCCGACTGATTGGATTCTTTATTCAGATTATGAACGGATATCACGTCGTCAAAGCCTATGGCAATGAGGACCTGGAAAATCAACGGTTCATTCAGAAAACCGACGATGTTTACCGTCAACAAATAAAACTGGAGATCTACGCATCGCTCGTGCGATCCAACAACGAGTTGTTGGGAATCGGAATGGTCTGCCTTTCGCTCATCGCTGGCGGCTACCTCGTCCTGAACCAAGCGACGCATATTTTGGGAATCCGCTTGGCGGATAAACCGATGGACTTTGGCGGAATCATGACATTTTACGCCTTCTTGATTGCGGCGGCTGATCCGATCCGCAAACTGGGAGACGTTTTCGGCGCGATTCAAGCAGGAGTCGCCGGCGCCGAACGAGTCTACGCCGTTCTCGGCGCTGAGCCTGTAATCAAAGATCCCGAGCACCCAATTCCGCTCGTTAACGGCGATATCTGCTTTCACAACGTTTCGTTTCGATACAACGAGAGCGTCACGGTACTGCAGGAAACCGAACTAACCATTCGCAAAGGCGAAAAGGTGGCGATCGTCGGCCCCAATGGATGCGGAAAAAGCACGCTCATCAATCTGTTGCTACGATTTTACGATCCTGATGAAGGCTCCATCACAATTGGAGGCGTTGATCTCCGCGCCGCCAAACAGGCGGATCTGCGTGGCCGTATCGGCCTGGTCACTCAACATACGGTCCTGTTTAACGATTCGATCCTCGAGAATATACGATATGGTCGCCTAACCGCTACGGATGAAGAAGTCATTCGCGTTGGTGAGTCCGCCGAAGTCGACGCATTCGTCCACACCCATACTTCGCATGGCTATCAGTCGAATTGCGGCGAGTCCGGTTCGTCCCTCTCGGGCGGTCAAAGACAACGCATCTCGATTGCTCGCGCCATGTTGAAAAATCCAGATATTTTCATCTTCGACGAAGCGACCAGCCAGGTCGATCTGGAGAGCGAGCGTTTGATTCACTCGGCGTTCGAGCGCTGCGTCGGCGACAATACTGCAATCCTAATCACTCATCGCCCAGCCGCCCTGGAGCTTGCCGATCGCATTGTCGTCATGAATTCAGGTCAAATCGAAGCGGTCGGCACGCACCAAGACCTCCTAAAAACGAGCGCGACCTACTACGAACTCTATCGTGAAGAAACCGTGTTGGACCGGAAAGCGGCGTAAGACCAATTGCGTTTCGCCTGAAGCATCATGACCGATGCAATCTAAGGACAGAACTATGCTGCGAAAGTTTACTCGAGCGACCAAACGATTCCTGAGGTTCCCTTTCCCTCACCAACGCAAAAATCCCTATGGGGCCTCGACGGCCATCGGCGATCAGTCGATCTACAGCCAGGATGCGGCTCCTAATTATGACAAACTGCGCGTCGTTGATGCCGCTGGACTCTCCAGTTCAAGCGATACTGACAACTACACGCTTCAGTCTTGCTTATGCACGCGTAGCCAGCTGGAGTCGCCCGCTTTTCGCACATGGACGGCGCGGATGCACGAACCTTGGCACTTGCATCGAAAGCTCTGGGAGTTCTGTTATATCGCTCAAACGCTTTATGAACGGGGCTTACTCTCCGCCGGACGACGCGGACTTGGTTTCGCGGTCGGAGAAGAGCCTCTTCCAAGTCTGTTCGCCAGCTTAGGGTGCGAAATCATCGCATCCGATCTGGCCGCCGATGATGATCGCTCCCAAGTCTGGGCCAATACCAACCAGCTGGCGACTTGCCTGGATCATCTCAACAATCGAGGAATCTGCGAGCAGGAGCAATTCCGCCGCAATGTTCGCTTTCGGCCTGTCGACATGAACCAGATCCCTGAGGATCTCACTGATTTCGACTTCACCTGGTCTTCATGCTCTTTCGAGCATTGCGGTTCGATCGAGCTAGGAAAGCGATTCCTGCGAGAGCAACTAAAGTGCTTGAAGCCAGGCGGAATCGCCGTTCATACCACCGAATTCAACCTGACTTCCTGCGAAAAAACAATCGAAGAGGGAACAACTGTCTTCTTTCGCCGCAAAGATATCGAGGCGATCTTTTGCGATTTGCAAGCGGAAGGACACACGGTAGAGCTGCTACAGCTTGATACCGGGAATACTCCGGAAGATGAACATGTCGATATATTCCCGTACTCGAGCAACCCGCATTTGAAGCTTTTGGATTCCCAAGATCGCTTTGTCACAACATCTATTGGATTGATCATCCGCAAAGCCGGAGTTGCGAATGCGTCGGCAATTTCCGGCGCCGCTTAGAAACGTGAATTCGGTCGAATACAACGGAGCTGCATCGGCGTTGAATCGTTGAACAACGCCGAATGATGTTGGTGAAGTCAGCACAACTCGCTACACTCATCAAGCCAACAATCGAGCGCATAGTAGGCCTTGGTCAGAATACGTTGACCAAATTTGATGAAGACGAATACTCACGTCTCCGGGAATATTTCCAACAATCTAAGAGTCGGCTTGATCGCAACAACACTTGTCGATATTTCGCAAGCGAAACAAGTCGTCTAGCAATAATGAATCGCTACGGAGAGCGAAATGCACGTAGTTTCAGACCATGTCGAGTCTGCTCAAATAAGTTCGTCGCCCCGATCTGCCAAGCGGTTATTTCTTGACGGAACCCACGCCCATAACAGTGGACTCTGCAACGGCGTTCAGCGGGTAGTTCGCAAGCTTGGCGACCAACTTCCGCAGATCGTCGATCATTCGCAACTTCATGTCGAATCTGTCACGATGCGCCATGACCGATTTCATCACACGCCCCTATACGATCCGCAGAATAGCGTGAACAGGAGACGTTGTTGGACATCAGCCGCAATGCGCGCCAACATTCAGAACTACTTGCCTGGCTGGTATCGATACTTTGCAGAAGCGCTTTGTCGTTGCTTCCACTCGCCGAAAGTTCGCACCTGGCTTCTCCCACTGCCGCATCACCAAGGCGCCTTCAAACTTCCCTTGAAAGTCCTTGCCGCTGTGGAAAAAGCGACCTGGGACCATCCAGGAACCGGCTTCTTGCCGGGCGAAGGAGACATTCTGGTCTTGCCTGACGCCTACTGGTCGCAACCCGATATTTGGCCGGCGGTAGCCAGTGCACGCAAAAATGGCGCCTTT
The nucleotide sequence above comes from Blastopirellula sp. J2-11. Encoded proteins:
- a CDS encoding glycosyltransferase family 4 protein, whose protein sequence is MLQVVLDLEKLRQPYCGLGQFARYLGDTLVEELKLRGIEPIILARKPQLAHFSHVRSLEANLWRKEFLQRHSRRFYPGALDKNLIWHATHQQTRYLPRHPQTPVLLTIHDLNFLREKSSAKIARERLRHQRIMDRATEIVTISQFVAEEVRAEMNVGEKPIHVIYNGVSRAPTEPVRPAFIRDDRPFLFSIGLIQRKKNFHVLIDLIERAGDYRMILAGIKSDAYAEEIEEQIRLRGLSDRFLLPGPVSEGEREWLYQNCSAFLFPSITEGFGLPPIEAMLGGKPTFLSRRTSLPEIGGDLAFYWDEFSGDHLYQRFVDGMRRYSEDPLYAERLKAHAGQFCWRKAARQYVDLYESIGGIRRSHISSAA
- a CDS encoding ABC transporter ATP-binding protein, with amino-acid sequence MRYLNKAIRLAWREYKWSIVLSVICSFLVGILWGANIGAVYPFAEVIFKGQNLHEWAERETLTCTTAIAEGNAKIAALRAEKNVDSAAVATEQQMVESWNSRLKNVEKTKPWIEKYAPTSPFNTLLGIVAFLAIGTALKCVFLMLSIVLMSRAAFRTSQTLQRQYFAKMLDLRLGKSATKDTGDSTARIGGDIGAVGNAISILLGKSLREPAKMFTCLAGAAYINWRLLLLSLLVCPLAAYLLMLLAKSIKRTSVHVMEARGRLIGFFIQIMNGYHVVKAYGNEDLENQRFIQKTDDVYRQQIKLEIYASLVRSNNELLGIGMVCLSLIAGGYLVLNQATHILGIRLADKPMDFGGIMTFYAFLIAAADPIRKLGDVFGAIQAGVAGAERVYAVLGAEPVIKDPEHPIPLVNGDICFHNVSFRYNESVTVLQETELTIRKGEKVAIVGPNGCGKSTLINLLLRFYDPDEGSITIGGVDLRAAKQADLRGRIGLVTQHTVLFNDSILENIRYGRLTATDEEVIRVGESAEVDAFVHTHTSHGYQSNCGESGSSLSGGQRQRISIARAMLKNPDIFIFDEATSQVDLESERLIHSAFERCVGDNTAILITHRPAALELADRIVVMNSGQIEAVGTHQDLLKTSATYYELYREETVLDRKAA
- a CDS encoding class I SAM-dependent methyltransferase, translating into MLRKFTRATKRFLRFPFPHQRKNPYGASTAIGDQSIYSQDAAPNYDKLRVVDAAGLSSSSDTDNYTLQSCLCTRSQLESPAFRTWTARMHEPWHLHRKLWEFCYIAQTLYERGLLSAGRRGLGFAVGEEPLPSLFASLGCEIIASDLAADDDRSQVWANTNQLATCLDHLNNRGICEQEQFRRNVRFRPVDMNQIPEDLTDFDFTWSSCSFEHCGSIELGKRFLREQLKCLKPGGIAVHTTEFNLTSCEKTIEEGTTVFFRRKDIEAIFCDLQAEGHTVELLQLDTGNTPEDEHVDIFPYSSNPHLKLLDSQDRFVTTSIGLIIRKAGVANASAISGAA